Proteins co-encoded in one Marinobacter gudaonensis genomic window:
- a CDS encoding M48 family metalloprotease: MARHFRTRPFPALMKSALLALMLAGTALPAQAQQDSRLPSIGGSGGGLIAGQQESDIGQQVMVSIRRSAPRITDPLVYDYVNAITYRLVPFAPLQDRDLTLALIDSPAINAFAVPGGIVGVNGGLFLNAATEQQFASVLAHELAHLSQRHFARRMEQQETSAPLTLAGMIAGIVLSAVTQSDIGIAAIAGSQALAVQNMLAYSRAHEQEADRVGLEILANAGMDPRGMPEMFEIMMRQNRMQGNRLPEYLSTHPLTQSRVADTRNRAEQYPDERIRDGQEYHLMRSRLQVHYAPSADVAVETFESYLDREDAKRNDAIRYGLAVAYLSNRQYEKAANLLNDLLARNPGRITFLVTLAEVRLAQKRLDDARTILQDALSRNPGNYPITFQLAETEIADGNGAAAAEHLKQLTRRLPGQEHLWLKLAEAEGMARNIVGVHRARAEYDVLMGDLESAQRQLRQAQEKLPAGAPQRQIVTERLAEITSRLYARNNG, encoded by the coding sequence ATGGCAAGACATTTCCGCACCCGTCCGTTTCCGGCACTGATGAAGAGCGCCCTACTCGCGCTCATGCTGGCAGGCACTGCCCTGCCGGCACAGGCGCAGCAGGACAGCCGCTTACCCAGCATCGGTGGTAGTGGCGGCGGCCTGATCGCTGGCCAGCAGGAGTCGGACATTGGCCAACAGGTGATGGTATCAATCCGTCGCTCGGCGCCACGCATCACCGACCCACTGGTTTACGACTACGTGAATGCCATTACCTACCGGCTGGTACCCTTCGCCCCTCTGCAGGACCGGGATCTGACCCTGGCGCTGATCGACAGTCCGGCGATCAACGCCTTTGCCGTGCCAGGGGGCATCGTTGGCGTAAACGGCGGCCTGTTCCTCAACGCCGCAACGGAACAGCAGTTCGCCTCGGTACTCGCCCACGAACTTGCACACCTCAGCCAGCGGCATTTTGCCCGGCGCATGGAGCAGCAAGAAACCAGCGCTCCCCTCACCCTGGCCGGCATGATCGCCGGCATCGTGCTGTCAGCGGTCACCCAGTCTGACATCGGTATCGCGGCGATCGCTGGCAGCCAGGCACTGGCGGTACAGAACATGTTGGCGTACAGCCGGGCCCACGAGCAGGAAGCAGACCGCGTAGGCCTTGAGATATTGGCCAACGCCGGGATGGACCCCAGGGGCATGCCCGAGATGTTCGAGATCATGATGCGGCAGAACCGGATGCAGGGGAACCGGCTGCCGGAATACCTCTCAACCCACCCACTCACCCAGAGCCGGGTTGCCGACACCCGAAACCGGGCCGAGCAATACCCTGACGAACGCATCCGGGACGGTCAGGAGTACCACCTGATGCGCAGCAGGCTGCAGGTACACTACGCACCTTCAGCCGATGTGGCGGTGGAAACCTTTGAATCCTATCTGGATCGGGAGGACGCCAAGCGCAACGACGCCATTCGCTATGGCCTGGCAGTCGCCTACCTGTCCAATCGACAGTACGAGAAAGCCGCCAACCTGCTGAATGATCTACTGGCCAGAAATCCCGGTCGAATTACCTTTCTTGTGACCCTCGCGGAGGTACGCCTGGCTCAGAAACGGTTGGATGACGCCCGGACGATCCTTCAGGACGCACTTTCACGTAACCCCGGCAATTACCCGATCACCTTCCAGCTGGCGGAGACCGAGATAGCCGACGGTAACGGCGCGGCGGCAGCGGAACATCTGAAACAACTGACCCGCAGATTGCCGGGCCAGGAGCACCTCTGGCTGAAGCTGGCCGAAGCGGAAGGGATGGCAAGGAATATTGTGGGCGTTCACCGTGCTCGGGCGGAATACGACGTGCTCATGGGCGACCTGGAGTCGGCCCAGAGGCAACTGCGACAGGCCCAGGAAAAACTGCCGGCCGGCGCGCCCCAGCGGCAAATCGTGACCGAGCGGCTGGCCGAGATCACCAGCCGACTCTACGCCAGGAACAACGGTTGA
- the nadA gene encoding quinolinate synthase NadA, whose amino-acid sequence MTRAEDRILVQEHLAHAAEPKPLSASEKADLESRIKAALKARDAVLVAHYYTDPDIQRLAEETGGCVADSLEMARFGNQHSASTVVVAGVRFMGETAKILNPEKRVLMPTLEATCSLDVGCPADEFAAFCDQHPDRTVVVYANTSAAVKARADWVVTSSCAQAIVEHLDARGEKILWAPDRHLGHYVQKTTGADMLLWDGSCIVHEEFKYRGLEDLKAVYPEAAVLVHPESPDAVVEMADVVGSTSQLIHAVQTLPNEQFIVATDNGIFYKMQQLAPNKTLIEAPTAGNGATCRSCAHCPWMAMNGLANLLHVLEHGDQEVLVDTALREKALKPLHRMLDFTANMNLKAAGNA is encoded by the coding sequence ATGACCCGAGCCGAAGACCGTATCCTTGTTCAGGAACATCTGGCCCACGCCGCCGAGCCCAAGCCCCTGAGCGCCAGTGAGAAAGCTGACCTGGAATCCCGAATCAAGGCGGCCCTCAAGGCCCGGGATGCGGTTCTCGTGGCGCACTATTACACCGACCCGGACATTCAGCGTCTGGCCGAGGAGACCGGTGGGTGTGTGGCGGATTCCCTCGAAATGGCCCGCTTCGGCAATCAGCACTCTGCCTCCACAGTGGTGGTGGCTGGTGTCCGGTTCATGGGCGAAACCGCCAAGATCCTTAACCCGGAGAAGCGGGTGCTCATGCCAACCCTCGAGGCTACCTGCTCCCTGGACGTGGGATGCCCTGCGGACGAGTTCGCTGCGTTCTGTGATCAGCACCCCGATCGAACCGTGGTGGTGTACGCCAATACCTCGGCGGCGGTGAAGGCTCGCGCCGACTGGGTGGTAACCTCCAGCTGCGCCCAGGCGATCGTCGAGCATCTTGATGCCCGTGGTGAGAAGATCCTGTGGGCACCCGACAGGCATCTTGGGCATTACGTGCAGAAGACCACCGGTGCTGACATGCTGTTGTGGGACGGCTCCTGCATCGTACACGAAGAGTTCAAGTACCGTGGGCTTGAGGACCTGAAAGCGGTGTATCCGGAGGCCGCTGTGCTGGTGCACCCCGAGTCACCGGATGCCGTGGTGGAAATGGCGGACGTGGTCGGCTCGACCTCGCAGCTGATCCACGCGGTGCAGACCCTTCCCAACGAGCAGTTCATCGTAGCGACTGATAACGGCATCTTCTACAAGATGCAGCAGTTGGCCCCGAACAAGACTCTCATTGAGGCCCCAACAGCGGGTAATGGGGCAACCTGTCGCAGCTGCGCACACTGCCCGTGGATGGCGATGAACGGTCTCGCCAACCTGCTACACGTGCTGGAGCATGGGGATCAGGAAGTTCTGGTGGATACGGCTTTGCGGGAAAAGGCGTTGAAGCCACTGCACCGGATGCTGGACTTTACGGCGAATATGAACCTGAAGGCGGCGGGCAACGCCTGA
- a CDS encoding sulfurtransferase TusA family protein, whose translation MVDRVLDASGLRCPMPLLKTKLELNSMAPGEELEVIATDAGSARDIPAFLELSDHKLMSSSESAGQYRFVIKCGGQ comes from the coding sequence ATGGTTGATCGTGTTCTTGATGCGTCCGGGCTTCGCTGCCCGATGCCGTTGCTGAAAACCAAGCTGGAACTCAACAGTATGGCGCCTGGCGAGGAGCTCGAGGTGATCGCCACCGACGCCGGTTCTGCACGGGACATTCCCGCTTTCCTCGAGTTGTCCGACCATAAGCTCATGAGCAGTTCGGAGTCCGCCGGCCAATACCGGTTTGTGATAAAGTGCGGCGGTCAATGA
- a CDS encoding AI-2E family transporter: MIRTLRGLAHKYFSDEEAVILFLILVTGTVFVIWFGAMLAPAIASLIVAFILQGLVTKLNRLGVPETLSILTVFLVFLGVLVGFLFGLLPLIWTQLSNLAGEAPRIIRELQSYLELLPEQYPHLISGEAVAQVYSQVSTEVGHLTQWLVSFSLSSIPDLVALLIYMVLVPILVFFFLKDREVLLGSIARLLPPQRPMMLQIWHEVNLQCANYVRGKALEILIVGGATYIAFKLLGMPYAALLALLVGLSVVIPYIGAAVVTIPVAVIALFAFGWGSHFIWVMVVYGVIQALDGNVLVPILFSEVNNLHPVAIIVAVLFFGGIWGLWGVFFAIPLATMLKAVFAAWPVKDGASVPVETTQAK; the protein is encoded by the coding sequence ATGATCAGGACGTTACGTGGTCTTGCCCACAAATATTTCTCGGATGAAGAAGCCGTCATCCTTTTTCTGATACTGGTCACTGGCACCGTCTTTGTGATCTGGTTCGGGGCCATGCTCGCCCCGGCCATTGCCTCCCTGATCGTTGCCTTTATTCTGCAGGGGCTGGTAACCAAGCTCAACCGGCTGGGTGTCCCGGAAACCCTTTCAATCCTGACGGTTTTCCTAGTGTTCCTCGGGGTGTTGGTTGGCTTCCTGTTCGGGCTCCTGCCCCTTATCTGGACCCAGCTCAGCAACCTGGCCGGTGAGGCGCCACGCATTATCCGGGAACTCCAGTCCTACCTGGAACTCTTGCCGGAACAGTACCCCCATCTGATTTCCGGTGAAGCGGTCGCCCAGGTGTACAGCCAGGTGAGTACCGAAGTGGGACACCTGACCCAATGGCTGGTGTCGTTTTCCCTCTCCAGTATTCCCGATCTGGTGGCGCTGCTGATCTACATGGTGCTGGTGCCGATCCTGGTGTTCTTCTTCCTGAAGGACCGGGAGGTGCTGCTGGGGTCCATTGCCCGTTTGCTGCCACCCCAGCGGCCCATGATGCTGCAGATCTGGCACGAGGTGAACCTGCAGTGCGCCAACTATGTTCGCGGCAAGGCGCTGGAGATCCTCATTGTGGGCGGTGCCACCTACATTGCCTTCAAGCTGCTGGGCATGCCGTACGCTGCCCTGCTGGCGCTGCTGGTGGGCCTGAGCGTGGTGATTCCATACATCGGGGCTGCCGTGGTCACCATTCCGGTGGCGGTAATCGCGCTGTTCGCGTTCGGCTGGGGCAGCCATTTTATCTGGGTGATGGTGGTGTATGGCGTAATCCAGGCCCTCGACGGTAACGTTCTGGTACCCATCCTGTTTTCAGAGGTGAACAACCTTCATCCGGTCGCCATCATCGTGGCGGTGCTGTTCTTTGGCGGCATTTGGGGCCTCTGGGGCGTATTTTTTGCGATTCCGCTGGCCACCATGCTGAAGGCGGTTTTTGCGGCCTGGCCTGTCAAGGACGGGGCGTCTGTTCCGGTCGAGACCACGCAAGCGAAGTAA